A section of the Pseudomonas sp. Q1-7 genome encodes:
- a CDS encoding CDGSH iron-sulfur domain-containing protein, translating to MPDPILPEVRLLQSGDQCRLCRCGRSACLPDCPAECPDGLHLTAGREQRLLLCRCGRSARLPYCDGSHSPPAAGFGQRWRRFWRGE from the coding sequence ATGCCGGACCCGATACTGCCTGAAGTCCGTCTGCTGCAATCCGGCGACCAGTGCCGCCTCTGCCGTTGCGGCCGGTCGGCGTGTTTGCCCGACTGCCCGGCCGAGTGTCCCGACGGCCTGCATCTGACCGCCGGCCGCGAGCAGCGCCTGCTGCTCTGCCGCTGTGGCCGCTCCGCCCGCCTGCCCTACTGCGACGGCAGTCACAGCCCGCCAGCGGCCGGCTTTGGCCAACGCTGGCGACGCTTCTGGAGGGGTGAGTAG